The segment ACAAATCAGAAGATCAGCGAACTTCATGAAGAAGAGATCCAAACACAACCAAATATTTTTGGTTTAGTGGATCTGGGCAACGGAAACTACGCCATCCGCACCACCATGTATGTCTTAAACGGCAAACAAGGTGTCGTTAAAGAAGACTTTTTAGCAGCTTCTGTGGACGCATTGACCGAAGCCGGCTTTACGATCCCTAATAATCCGATTACTGGACCACTGTAAAATTCAGCGAATAAAAACGCGCATAAGGCGATCACAGCCTCATGCGCGTTTGCTTTTTATATGACTTTCAGTCCTTCTGATTCATTTGTATGTTTTTCCAATAGATCATAACGCCGCTCTAATTCGTGGACTAAATGATTCACTGATTTTAAAAGTTCTTTTCTGGTAATGATGCCGACAAATCGCTTCTCTGAATCAACGATCGGTAGGAAAGAATTGTCTACAAGTAAATGCAGGATATCTTCTAATGGACTGTTTTCTGTGACACATGTCACACCAACTTCCATTACATCCGCAACAGTCATCCCAGAAAGATTATCGGTGTCGATTTTTGTCAAATCGATCATTTTTCCAACAATATCATTTAGACCAATCAATCCAACAAAGTGGTCTTCTTTATCTAAAACAGGGATCTTCGAATAGCCTACTTTTGATAAAACCAATAACGCGTGATCCAAAGGGTGTTCATACATCAAATTTGCGACATTATCAGCAGGAACTATAAAAGTATCTTGTTTTTCAAGTAATAATTCTTTTACCGTGTGCCCTATCATCAAGCTGCCTCCATTCTGCTTCAAGATACAATCCTATTGTACCTAAAAAAAAACAAGAAAGGTGGTAAATCGTTTTCTTTTTATCAAAAATTAGATAATTTTTATTTTTATTGCACTTGTCGATCAAACGCAAAGGAAAGTCCAGAGACCGGTTGATGATTGCGATCGTAATATTGCACGTGATATTGTTGATCTTCACTAGTGATGATCGCATAACTTTTCACTTGGATCGAGCCGCGGGGCTGGGAGATACTTCCCGGATTCAGGTATAAGCGGTTTTTGACCATTTCACAACCGATCATATGAGTATGACCGAATAAAACGATATCCGCATCTGCTTCTTGCGCTTCAAAAGAAATCTGGGTCAATCCGAAACGAACACTAGATAGATGTCCATGGGTCATATAGATTCGATCGTTAGGTGTTTGAATGATGCGACGCTCTTGATAACCAGGATCGAAATCACAGTTACCTCCTACTGAAATATAGGTCTGGAACAATTCATCACCGCTGCTCAATTCCGAATCGCCGCAATGGAAAAAATAATCGATGCTGTCTTGGTTTTTTTCGAGAATATCTACAAGAATATTCCGATCGCCATGACTATCGCTGACCACCAAATACTTCACGTTATTTTCCTCCTTCTAGCCAATCCAGCCAAACGGTTTTCAACTTTTCGATTGCTTGCCCCCGATGGCTGTACTTATTCTTTTCTGCTGCAGATAATTCCGCCGCATGCTTGTCCATACCTTCAACAATAAATAAAGGATCATAACCAAAGCCGTTTTCGCCTCTTGGGATTCGGGCGATCCGTCCTGGCCATTCCGCTTCCACCACTAAACTTTCTTTATTTGGCGCGGCAAAAACCAACGTACAATGAAATTGCGCAGTCCGTTTTTCGTCAGGGACATCCGTCAATTCATGAAGCAATTTGGCATTGTTGGCCGCATCGCTTTTTTGTTCACCGGCAAAACGCGCTGAATAGATACCAGGCATTCCACCTAATGCATCGACTTTCAGTCCTGAATCATCCGCCAACACAGGGCGTTTTAGGATTTGAGCGATCGTTTCTGCTTTTAGTCGTGCGTTTTCTTCAAATGTTTTTCCTGTTTCTGCCACATCAGGAAGTTCAGGAAAATCCAGAAGTGTTTTGACTTGATAACCGGATTCGCCGAAAATAGCTTGAAATTCTTTCGCTTTTCCGGGATTTCTGGTCGCGATCACGATCGTTTGTTCTTCTGGAGCAGAAACATCTTCCAATAGCGCTTCTTTTTGAAAAGCGATCAGAGATTCGATAGCATTTTTCCCGTAAAACAGCATACTGTTCAACTGTTCTCCGTCAAAAGTTGCTTCTTCCCCAGTTCCTTGGATCTCCACGAAACGACCTGACTCAGTCATGACTAAATTCATATCCACCAGTGCGGCAAAATCTTCTTCATAATCCAAATCTGTCACAAACGACCCATCAGGCAAGATGCCTACACTAATAGCTGCTAAATGTTCTTTGATTGGATCTTCTTTCAGTTCATTATTTTGCAGCAATTTATTGATAGCTAAACGAAGGGCGACGAATGCACCAGTGATACTTGCCGTGCGAGTTCCGCCGTCTGCCTGAACGACATCACAATCCACGACGATACTGCGTTCCCCAAGTTTTTCCAGATCCACGACTGCCCGTAATGCACGTCCGATCAAGCGTTGGATCTCCATCGTACGTCCAGAAAGTTTTCCTTTGCTGCTTTCTCGGCGATTGCGGGTATTCGTTGCCCTTGGAAGCATGCTGTATTCCGCTGTTACCCAGCCGGTTTTAGTATCTCGTAAAAAAGAAGGTACGGAATTTTCAATCGTTGCGGAACAAATCACTTGTGTATCACCAAATGAGATGACTACTGAACCTTCTGGATGTTTATAAACATTGGTTTCGATCGTTACTTTACGAATATCTTGTACAGTTCGTCCATCATGACGCATTAGTTTTTTCCTCCTAAATCAATATGTTTCGCGGCTATTTCAATATCCAGCCAATCATTTGCGATCTCATCAAAAAGTCTGGTCGATCCGGTAGTATAAAATGCTCGCTGCGGTTTCTTATTATCCGAGAGGTGTGCGATATCGAAATAATCTAACAACATGCTGACCTCACCAACTGTTTCCGCCCCGGAATCGATCAAACGGACATTGCCCATCACGTTTTGAATGATCGGACGCAGTAATGGATAATGTGTACATCCTAAAACCAGTGTGTCCACTTGCTTGTTTTTCAAAGGGAGCAAGGTTTCTGCAACGATTTTTTTCGCGACAGAAGAGCGATATTCATTGCTTTCTACGATCGGCACAAATTTAGGACAGGCCAAGCTGAATACATCACTTTTAGAAGTCTTCAAACGGATCGCTTTTTCATAGGCGCCGCTTTTGATCGTACCTTGTGTACCGATCACGCCGATTCGTTGGCTTTTCGTTGCTTTGACCGCCGCGCGAGCTCCTGGAAGGATCACTCCCACCACAGGGATCGGCAGTTTTTCTTTGATTTCTTCTAATGCCACAGCCGTCGCTGTATTGCAGGCAATCACCAGCATCTTGATCTTTTTATCTAACAGGAAATTTGTCATTTGCCATGTAAATTCAATGACTTGTTCTGCCGGTCTGGGACCGTATGGACAACGTGCTGTGTCCCCTAGGTAAATAATATTTTCATTCGGTAATTGTCTCAAGGCTTCTTTTACAACGGTCAAGCCGCCGACACCAGAATCAATAAATCCGATTGGTTGTTCATTTGACATATTTTCCCATCCTTTGCTTCGGGATCTTTTTATTCGTCCAATGTTCTTATTTTCTACTTTTTCGCTGACTTTTTCAAGTCTATGTTTTTTTCATACTTTCGTCAATCATTTGCTAATGAAAACGCCCGATCCCAAATCTTACAGATTTTTGGATCGAGCGTTTTATCAGTAATCGTATCGTTTGGTCTCCAAGTATTTGGAAAATAGCGATAGTATATAACAAACAAGAAAGTAAGCGATCGTCATCGCCAAGAACATCGGCAAGACATAGTTTTCATTCTGTCCGTAAATGATCCGCGCATGGTGGGTCAACTCCGGCAATGAGATGATCACCGCCAAGGAGGTATCCTTGATCAAAGAAATCAGCTGACTGACGATTGCTGGGATCATTGCCTTGAAGGCTTGCGGCATCACGATCGATTGCATCGTTTCAACATAGCTGAGCCCTGTCGATAAGCCGGCCTCCATCTGTCCTTTCGGCACGGCGTTGAGCCCTGCGCGAAAAATTTCTGACAGCATAGCAGATTCAAAAATCGTCAATGCCACGACTGCCGACCAAAAAATATCAAAGCTGATACCGATCTGGGGCAAAGCGAAATAAGTGAAGAAGATGATCAATAGCAGCGGCAGATTACGAATGACATCCACAACGACTCCGACGATCTTTGATACTATGGGAATATTGGAAAAGCGGATGACTCCGGCCAGTCCGCCGATCAAAAAGCTGAAAATGATCGAAAGCAGCGATACTTCGATCGTAACGCGCAATCCTTCTATCAGAAAGCGGATGTTTATCCATGAAAATGCATCAAAAAAATTCATTGTTTTTCCTCCTTTCTACGAACGAACCGCCCAGCGTTTTTCCAAGTAAACCATCAAATAAGACAATGGTAATGTAAGTACTAAATAAAAAAGTCCTACAATAATATACGTATCAAACGTATTGAATGTTTCACTGGCAATCAAGTCACCTTGGTACATCAAATCCAGACCAGCTACCATCGCTAAAACAGATGAATTCTTCACTAGATTGATAAATTGATTGCCCAATGGTGGAACAACGATCTTAAACGCTTGAGGTAAAACAATATAGCGCATCGTCTGTGCGTAGGTGAAACCGGAAGAAAGTCCCGCTTCCATTTGTCCTTTAGGAACCGTTTGGATACCTGAACGGACTGTTTCAGCAATAAATGCAGAAGTATAAATGATCAAACCGATCGTTCCGGCTTGAAAACCGTCAAGAGGCAATCCATATCTAGGCAGCACCACAAAGAAAAACATCGCGATGATCAACAGCGGGATATTACGAAAGAATTCGACATAGGCTTTTGCCAATCCGCTGATGAATTTATTGTGGGACAGTTGAAAGATAGCCATCAGTGTGCCGATCAGCAAACTAAAGAACAATGCGATCAAACTGGCGTAGATCGTAAATTTGAATCCGTCGAAAAACATTCCGGAATAATTTTGAAATAAAGTAAGCATGATTATTCCTCCACCTTTCCAGTTTCATCATCAGGGAACCATTTTTGATAGATTTCGTCATAGGTTCCGTCTTCATGGATCTCTTTTAATGCTTGGTTGACTTCATTTAGAAAATTTTCTTGATTTTTGTTGATGGCGATTCCGTAAGGCTCATTGGTAAACGTCCCTCCAACCAATTTATAATCTGGATTGGAAGCCGCCATTCCCAACAAGATCGCATTATCTGTCGTCATTACATCTCCTTGACCTGACTGTAATGCGGTAAATGCTTCAGAATAATTCTCCAATTCTAAAATCTTCGCATCCGGTGCATGTTCACGGATATTGGCGGCGGAAGTTGAACCTTTGACCGCCAAAACGGTATTATTAGCGCCTAAATCATTGACGCTTTGGATAGGACTGTCTTTTTGTACCATGATGGATTGTCCCGCATCAAAATAAACATCGGAAAAGTCAACTTGCTTCTTCCGTTCTTCCGAGATCGTCATCGTCGCGATGATCGCGTCGATATTCCCGTTTTTCAATAAAGGGATCCGGGTTTTAGATGTCACTTCGACAAAAATGGCATTCCCGTCACGACCTAACATTTTTTCAGTCAAGGCTTTAGCAATATCGATATCAAACCCGCGGACTTCTCCTGTGGCGATATCCATCAGTCCGAATAAGCGAGTATCATATTTAACGCCCCAAACGATTTGATTTTTTTCGCGGCTTGTTTTGGCGATATCCTGATCTGCGACGCTTTTACCGCCACAAGCACCTAGCGTGCAAACAACCATCATAAGCGCGAAAAACCATACGATCTTTTTTTTCATATAGCATCCTCCTAATGATTGATTACTTTGCTGATAAATTGACGCGCGCGTTCCGTCGTTGGGTTCGCGAAGAACTCTTTTACATTGCGGCTTTCTTCCACTACTTCGCCGTCAGCCATGAATACTACCCGATCGGCCACTTCTTGAGCAAAGCCCATTTCGTGTGTGACAACGATCATAGACATACCGTCTCGCGCGATTTTTTTCATAACATTCAATACATCGCCGATCATTTCAGGGTCCAATGCTGATGTTGGTTCATCAAACAAAAGAAATTCAGGATTCATCGCAAGCCCTCGCGCGATAGCTACCCGCTGTTGTTGCCCACCAGAAAGCATAGACGGATATGAATCTTTTTTATCCAACATTCCTACGCGGTTCAATAATTTTTCTGCTAGATCTACTGCTTCGCCTTCGTTTTTCTTCAATACTTTGATAGGTGCCAACGTGATATTTTCTAACACCGTTTTATTGGGATAAAGATTAAAATGTTGAAAGACCATTCCAATATTTTTACGGATCTCAGTCAGTTTTACATCTTTATCATAAAGATTTTTTCCATTGATCAGCAGCTCTCCGGAAGTGATCGTTTCTAGTCCGTTGATGCATCGCAGCATGGTACTTTTCCCGGAACCAGAAGGCCCGATCACTACTACCACCTCACCTTTTTCAAACGTTAAATTGATATTTTTCAGCGCATGAAACTTTCCGTAGTATTTTTCTACTTGTTTGAATTCAATCATGGCTATTTCGCCACCCTTCTATATATTTAGAATTACATTAAATATTTTTTAAGATTAAGTTATATTATAGTCTACTGTTTTTTCATTTGTAAAGGTCTTGTAATGAAATTTTCTCAACTTCGTACAATTATTTTTAATTTTCTGACATAGCAATGTTATAAATTCCCACTTTCGATGTTTGCATGACTCGTATTTTCTTTTAGAGATAGTTGTTTCGCTTTGAAAAAAAAGGTAAGATGTTAACTGACGATAACGATAATTTATAGCTTTTAGCAAAGGTGGAATTAATTTGAAAAATATTATTTTAACTGGAGATCGCCCCACTGGACAACTCCATTTAGGTCATTATATCGGCTCTCTAAAAAAACGGGTGGAGATGCAGGCTGATCCTGAAAATCAATTATTCATTATGATCGCGGATATGCAAGCATTGACAGATAATGCCCGCAATCCGGAAAAGGTTTCGTCAAATGTCTTGGAAGTTGCCCTCGATTATCTATCTGTCGGTCTTGATCCAGCCCGCAGCACTTTATTTATCCAATCCCAGATCCCGCAGTTAGCGGAATTGACTATGTATTATTTGAACCTAGTCAGTGTCGGTCGTGTTCGCCGCAATCCAACTGTAAAATCCGAAATCGAGCAAAAACAATTTGGCGAAGGGGTACCAACCGGCTTCTTTATTTATCCAGTGTCTCAAGCCGCTGATATCACTGCTTTCAAATCAAACCTTGTGCCCGTTGGCGAAGATCAAAAGCCGATGCTGGAACAAACACAAGAGATCGTTCACAGCTTCAACTCTATCTATCAAGAAGTTTTAGTGGAACCAAAAGCTGTCTTACCGCCAAAAGGCATGGGTCGTCTGCCTGGTCTTGATGGACAAGGAAAAATGAGCAAATCACTAAATAATGGGATCTACCTCGCTGATCCAGCTGACGTCGTGCAAAAGAAAGTCATGAGTATGTATACTGACCCGAACCATATCCACGTGCAAGATCCAGGTCAAGTGGAAGGCAATATGGTCTTTACCTATTTAGATGTTTTCGGCAAAGACAAAGCGTATATTGAAGAATTAAAAGACCACTATCGTCAAGGCGGTCTTGGTGATGTCAAAATCAAACGCTACTTGATCGATGTATTGGAAGAGGAACTGGCGCCGATCCGCGCTCGCCGTGCAGAATTTGAAAAAGATCCGGCAATGGTGATGGATATTTTGCGCAAAGGAAGCCAAGAAGCGGAAAAAGTTGCCGCGCAAACCCTATCTGAAGTCAAAAAAGCGATGGGAATCGAGTATTTCAAATAAAAGCAAGTGTATAAACCTAACCGACTCTATGATATTTGGTGTTGTTACTCAGATTGAGTAATGATACCAAATATTTTTTTGCAAAATAAAAATGGTCAAATACCACCTTTTAACAATGGTATCTAACCATAAATACGCAAATATAGTAAAATCTAGCTACTTCACTTTCCGCTTGAGGTATTGGATATCCCACATATACAGGAGGAATACCAAGATCACTAGTGCAATCGACCATAAAATATCCGGCATGGTAATATTCTTCAGTTTCAGAATCGGCATTAGTAACGTGGGGAAACTGTATAAGAATAAGCGCTCGCTTTTATGCAAGTTCTTTTCAAGCGCTGTACTAAAGAAAGAGATTCCTATTATTTTTTTCTTATACAACACTCTCCAGATAATAATGATCAGTGCTACAGTAACAAAGAAAAATATTCTGGCCGCCATATGATACATTGACTGGCGCACTAAGCAAGCCGCCGCTACTAAGAGAATATAAAGACCAATCAATCCCCATTTTCGCTTCTGTTCTTGATTTTCCACTTTACACCTACCTCGCTTTTTCCTGAAACAAATCATTTCTACTTATTTATAGCTAAGGACTTCTCTCGTGAGATCCATAACATGCTCTACCATTACGCTATCGCAATTACTGTGAAAATGCAACCCTTTTCGATAACATTATCTTGGAAAAATCTACCCTGACAAAAACATTATTTTGGTCTGTCAATAATGCTCCTGCTCACTGCGATAAAGATCAAAAATACTCTTGCCGTAAATATACGGGATAAAAGCATTTGTTTCCAAAAGCCGCAAGTATTCTTTTTCATTCACCCATGCAGCTTCAGTGACTTCACTGGCTTGCAGGGTGATTTCAACAAGCGGGATATCCTTCGTCACAAAATAAATTTCATTCCATCCTTCAGCAAAGCGGACAGTCAAGCGGCTGGGAATATCTTGCAAAGAAAGACTGATGCCTAATTCTTCTCGCGTTTCTCTTTCCGCCGCTTCAAAAAGCGCTTCGCCGGCGATCACTGCACCGGATGCTGAATAATCCCAGTACCCCGGCCACGAAGCTTTGTCTGGATGACGGCGCTGGATCAGCAGCTGCCCTTGGCTGTTGAAGATCAGCACAGTCACTACAAAACGATACTCGCCGATCTCCATGGGAACACCCCGCTGATGGGACTTTTCTTTTCTATGCTTTTGCGCATCGTAGACATCTGTTACCTCCATGCAATTCTCCTCCTTCCCTTATTTCAAAACAAAAAAAGTCGCGATATAAAGTGATCAATGAAGCAAGATACTCAACCAGCATGATGGGATTTTTACGAACCACTGCAGTTTGTTTCCAAACACAAACCGCTCGTGGTTTTCGTATTCCATAGTTTGAGTATCTTGACTTAGTGATCCATATCACGACTCTGCTTTATTTCGATCTTAACGGAT is part of the Enterococcus mediterraneensis genome and harbors:
- the cbpB gene encoding cyclic-di-AMP-binding protein CbpB — encoded protein: MIGHTVKELLLEKQDTFIVPADNVANLMYEHPLDHALLVLSKVGYSKIPVLDKEDHFVGLIGLNDIVGKMIDLTKIDTDNLSGMTVADVMEVGVTCVTENSPLEDILHLLVDNSFLPIVDSEKRFVGIITRKELLKSVNHLVHELERRYDLLEKHTNESEGLKVI
- a CDS encoding metallophosphoesterase, which encodes MKYLVVSDSHGDRNILVDILEKNQDSIDYFFHCGDSELSSGDELFQTYISVGGNCDFDPGYQERRIIQTPNDRIYMTHGHLSSVRFGLTQISFEAQEADADIVLFGHTHMIGCEMVKNRLYLNPGSISQPRGSIQVKSYAIITSEDQQYHVQYYDRNHQPVSGLSFAFDRQVQ
- the rph gene encoding ribonuclease PH gives rise to the protein MRHDGRTVQDIRKVTIETNVYKHPEGSVVISFGDTQVICSATIENSVPSFLRDTKTGWVTAEYSMLPRATNTRNRRESSKGKLSGRTMEIQRLIGRALRAVVDLEKLGERSIVVDCDVVQADGGTRTASITGAFVALRLAINKLLQNNELKEDPIKEHLAAISVGILPDGSFVTDLDYEEDFAALVDMNLVMTESGRFVEIQGTGEEATFDGEQLNSMLFYGKNAIESLIAFQKEALLEDVSAPEEQTIVIATRNPGKAKEFQAIFGESGYQVKTLLDFPELPDVAETGKTFEENARLKAETIAQILKRPVLADDSGLKVDALGGMPGIYSARFAGEQKSDAANNAKLLHELTDVPDEKRTAQFHCTLVFAAPNKESLVVEAEWPGRIARIPRGENGFGYDPLFIVEGMDKHAAELSAAEKNKYSHRGQAIEKLKTVWLDWLEGGK
- the racE gene encoding glutamate racemase; the encoded protein is MSNEQPIGFIDSGVGGLTVVKEALRQLPNENIIYLGDTARCPYGPRPAEQVIEFTWQMTNFLLDKKIKMLVIACNTATAVALEEIKEKLPIPVVGVILPGARAAVKATKSQRIGVIGTQGTIKSGAYEKAIRLKTSKSDVFSLACPKFVPIVESNEYRSSVAKKIVAETLLPLKNKQVDTLVLGCTHYPLLRPIIQNVMGNVRLIDSGAETVGEVSMLLDYFDIAHLSDNKKPQRAFYTTGSTRLFDEIANDWLDIEIAAKHIDLGGKN
- a CDS encoding amino acid ABC transporter permease; translated protein: MNFFDAFSWINIRFLIEGLRVTIEVSLLSIIFSFLIGGLAGVIRFSNIPIVSKIVGVVVDVIRNLPLLLIIFFTYFALPQIGISFDIFWSAVVALTIFESAMLSEIFRAGLNAVPKGQMEAGLSTGLSYVETMQSIVMPQAFKAMIPAIVSQLISLIKDTSLAVIISLPELTHHARIIYGQNENYVLPMFLAMTIAYFLVCYILSLFSKYLETKRYDY
- a CDS encoding amino acid ABC transporter permease; protein product: MLTLFQNYSGMFFDGFKFTIYASLIALFFSLLIGTLMAIFQLSHNKFISGLAKAYVEFFRNIPLLIIAMFFFVVLPRYGLPLDGFQAGTIGLIIYTSAFIAETVRSGIQTVPKGQMEAGLSSGFTYAQTMRYIVLPQAFKIVVPPLGNQFINLVKNSSVLAMVAGLDLMYQGDLIASETFNTFDTYIIVGLFYLVLTLPLSYLMVYLEKRWAVRS
- a CDS encoding transporter substrate-binding domain-containing protein, whose translation is MKKKIVWFFALMMVVCTLGACGGKSVADQDIAKTSREKNQIVWGVKYDTRLFGLMDIATGEVRGFDIDIAKALTEKMLGRDGNAIFVEVTSKTRIPLLKNGNIDAIIATMTISEERKKQVDFSDVYFDAGQSIMVQKDSPIQSVNDLGANNTVLAVKGSTSAANIREHAPDAKILELENYSEAFTALQSGQGDVMTTDNAILLGMAASNPDYKLVGGTFTNEPYGIAINKNQENFLNEVNQALKEIHEDGTYDEIYQKWFPDDETGKVEE
- a CDS encoding amino acid ABC transporter ATP-binding protein, giving the protein MAMIEFKQVEKYYGKFHALKNINLTFEKGEVVVVIGPSGSGKSTMLRCINGLETITSGELLINGKNLYDKDVKLTEIRKNIGMVFQHFNLYPNKTVLENITLAPIKVLKKNEGEAVDLAEKLLNRVGMLDKKDSYPSMLSGGQQQRVAIARGLAMNPEFLLFDEPTSALDPEMIGDVLNVMKKIARDGMSMIVVTHEMGFAQEVADRVVFMADGEVVEESRNVKEFFANPTTERARQFISKVINH
- the trpS gene encoding tryptophan--tRNA ligase, which gives rise to MKNIILTGDRPTGQLHLGHYIGSLKKRVEMQADPENQLFIMIADMQALTDNARNPEKVSSNVLEVALDYLSVGLDPARSTLFIQSQIPQLAELTMYYLNLVSVGRVRRNPTVKSEIEQKQFGEGVPTGFFIYPVSQAADITAFKSNLVPVGEDQKPMLEQTQEIVHSFNSIYQEVLVEPKAVLPPKGMGRLPGLDGQGKMSKSLNNGIYLADPADVVQKKVMSMYTDPNHIHVQDPGQVEGNMVFTYLDVFGKDKAYIEELKDHYRQGGLGDVKIKRYLIDVLEEELAPIRARRAEFEKDPAMVMDILRKGSQEAEKVAAQTLSEVKKAMGIEYFK
- a CDS encoding NUDIX hydrolase, which encodes MEVTDVYDAQKHRKEKSHQRGVPMEIGEYRFVVTVLIFNSQGQLLIQRRHPDKASWPGYWDYSASGAVIAGEALFEAAERETREELGISLSLQDIPSRLTVRFAEGWNEIYFVTKDIPLVEITLQASEVTEAAWVNEKEYLRLLETNAFIPYIYGKSIFDLYRSEQEHY